One Bos indicus isolate NIAB-ARS_2022 breed Sahiwal x Tharparkar chromosome 22, NIAB-ARS_B.indTharparkar_mat_pri_1.0, whole genome shotgun sequence DNA window includes the following coding sequences:
- the GLYCTK gene encoding glycerate kinase isoform X1: MAAALQVLRHLARAPSGPLLWGGPLARMASSMALAEQARQLFESTVGAVLPGPLLQRALSLDPDSGELKVRDRSFQLRQNLYLVGFGKAVLGMAAAAEELLGQHLVQGVISVPKGIRAAMEHAGKQEMLLKPHSRIQVFEGAEDNLPDRDALRAALAIRQLAEGLTADDLLLVLISGGGSALLPAPIPPVTLEEKQTLTKLLAARGATIQELNTIRKALSQLKGGGLAQAAYPAQVVSLILSDVVGDPVEVIASGPTVASIHSVQDCLYILNRYGLRTALPRSVKTVLARADSDPHGPHTCGHVLNVILGSNALALAEAQKQAEALGYRAVVLSTAIQGDVKSVAQFYGLLARVAGAHLALPGAGASVQEDERLYELAADLQLPDLQLKEALEAVVGAPGPVCLLAGGEPTVRLQGSGKGGRNQELALRVGVELGQWPLGTVDVLFLSGGTDGQDGPTEAAGAWVRPELTSQAAAEGLDVATFLAHNDSHTFFCRFQGGAHLLHTGLTGTNVTDAHFLFLHPQ; encoded by the exons ATGGCTGCAGCCCTGCAGGTCCTGCGTCACTTGGCCAGAGCCCCCTCGGGCCCACTCCTCTGGGGGGGCCCATTGGCCCGCATGGCCAGTAGCATGGCTCTGGCAGAGCAGGCACGGCAGCTGTTTGAGAGCACTGTGGGTGCAGTGCTGCCGGGCCCCCTGCTGCAGCGCGCCCTGTCCTTGGACCCCGACAGCGGAGAGCTGAAGGTGCGGGACCGGAGCTTTCAGCTGAGGCAGAACCTCTACCTGGTAGGCTTTGGCAAGGCTGTGCTGGGCATGGCAGCTGCAGCTGAGGAGCTCCTGGGCCAGCATCTTGTGCAGGGAGTGATCAGTGTTCCCAAGGGGATCCGTGCGGCCATGGAGCACGCTGGCAAGCA GGAGATGCTGCTGAAGCCGCACAGCCGCATCCAGGTATTCGAGGGCGCGGAGGACAACCTGCCGGACCGGGACGCTCTGCGGGCTGCTCTGGCCATCAGGCAGCTGGCCGAAGGCCTGACCGCTGACGATCTGCTGCTTGTGCTCATCTCAG GGGGGGGCTCAGCCCTGCTGCCCGCCCCCATCCCACCTGTCACgctggaggagaagcagacgcTAACCAAGCTGCTGGCAGCCCGGGGAGCCACAATCCAGGAGCTGAACACCATCCGGAAGGCCCTGTCCCAGCTCAAGGGCGGGGGGCTGGCTCAGGCCGCCTACCCTGCCCAG GTGGTGAGCCTCATTCTGTCAGACGTGGTGGGGGACCCCGTGGAGGTGATTGCCAGCGGCCCCACTGTGGCCAGCATCCACAGCGTGCAAGACTGCCTGTACATCCTCAATCGCTATGGCCTTCGCACTGCCCTGCCACGTTCTGTGAAGACTGTGCTGGCCCGGGCAGACTCTGACCCCCACGGGCCACACACCTGTGGTCACGTCCTCAATGTTATCCTTGGCTCCAATGCACTGGCACTGGCTGAGGCTCAGAAGCAGGCTGAGGCGCTGGGATACAGGGCTGTGGTGCTGAGCACAGCCATACAGGGTGATGTGAAAAGTGTGGCCCAGTTCTACGGGCTACTGGCCCGAGTCGCTGGAGCCCACCTTGCCCTGCCTGGCGCTGGAGCGTCTGTGCAGGAAGATGAACGACTCTATGAACTTGCAGCTGACCTCCAGCTCCCAGATCTGCAACTGAAGGAGGCTCTGGAGGCTGTGGTGGGCGCTCCGGGCCCAGTCTGCTTGCTGGCTGGTGGCGAGCCCACGGTGCGGTTGCAGGGCTCAGGCAAGGGTGGCCGCAACCAGGAGCTGGCCCTGCGTGTCGGAGTGGAGCTGGGACAGTGGCCACTGGGGACTGTTGACGTGCTGTTTTTGAGCGGCGGCACTGATGGGCAGGATGGGCCCACAGAGGCAGCCGGGGCCTGGGTCAGGCCTGAGCTTACCAGCCAAGCTGCCGCTGAGGGTCTGGATGTGGCCACCTTCCTGGCCCATAATGACTCACATACCTTCTTCTGCCGCTTCCAGGGTGGGGCACACCTGCTGCACACGGGGCTGACTGGCACCAATGTCACAGACGCCCACTTTCTGTTCCTGCATCCGCAGTGA
- the GLYCTK gene encoding glycerate kinase isoform X2, whose translation MAAALQVLRHLARAPSGPLLWGGPLARMASSMALAEQARQLFESTVGAVLPGPLLQRALSLDPDSGELKVRDRSFQLRQNLYLVGFGKAVLGMAAAAEELLGQHLVQGVISVPKGIRAAMEHAGKQEMLLKPHSRIQVFEGAEDNLPDRDALRAALAIRQLAEGLTADDLLLVLISGGEPHSVRRGGGPRGGDCQRPHCGQHPQRARLPVHPQSLWPSHCPATFCEDCAGPGRL comes from the exons ATGGCTGCAGCCCTGCAGGTCCTGCGTCACTTGGCCAGAGCCCCCTCGGGCCCACTCCTCTGGGGGGGCCCATTGGCCCGCATGGCCAGTAGCATGGCTCTGGCAGAGCAGGCACGGCAGCTGTTTGAGAGCACTGTGGGTGCAGTGCTGCCGGGCCCCCTGCTGCAGCGCGCCCTGTCCTTGGACCCCGACAGCGGAGAGCTGAAGGTGCGGGACCGGAGCTTTCAGCTGAGGCAGAACCTCTACCTGGTAGGCTTTGGCAAGGCTGTGCTGGGCATGGCAGCTGCAGCTGAGGAGCTCCTGGGCCAGCATCTTGTGCAGGGAGTGATCAGTGTTCCCAAGGGGATCCGTGCGGCCATGGAGCACGCTGGCAAGCA GGAGATGCTGCTGAAGCCGCACAGCCGCATCCAGGTATTCGAGGGCGCGGAGGACAACCTGCCGGACCGGGACGCTCTGCGGGCTGCTCTGGCCATCAGGCAGCTGGCCGAAGGCCTGACCGCTGACGATCTGCTGCTTGTGCTCATCTCAG GTGGTGAGCCTCATTCTGTCAGACGTGGTGGGGGACCCCGTGGAGGTGATTGCCAGCGGCCCCACTGTGGCCAGCATCCACAGCGTGCAAGACTGCCTGTACATCCTCAATCGCTATGGCCTTCGCACTGCCCTGCCACGTTCTGTGAAGACTGTGCTGGCCCGGGCAGACTCTGA